From a single Planctellipticum variicoloris genomic region:
- a CDS encoding glucosamine-6-phosphate isomerase, producing the protein MDLLSTLSGSLMEGFFPAGWDLKKIDACVASDPAAISERQKWWHKRFELMPCATLADFDMMLGHEIAWTIKQSRDNGDSLALILPVGPMGMYRWAIYFLQQWNVSCDHVHGFNMDEWSDAEGNTLPPTNPGSFQYSMEQAFYGPLGKLTVPKKQRNFATKKLLPTYADQIGQLRADGAKLGVIFGIGRVCHIAFWEPHFAGEFASDAEWKKQTHRFGAKLHPLTVEQNALTSFKSRTTLVPAFANTIGPGLFLNADKIIGGADGTFGRGMQWQGLSLWMTLRHEPTPWIPSTFMPTQPGRLFYLTELAGPLNAECN; encoded by the coding sequence ATGGATCTGTTGAGCACCTTGTCGGGTTCGTTGATGGAAGGATTCTTCCCGGCGGGCTGGGATCTGAAGAAGATCGATGCCTGTGTCGCCAGCGATCCGGCGGCGATCAGCGAACGTCAGAAGTGGTGGCACAAACGCTTCGAACTCATGCCCTGCGCGACGCTCGCCGACTTCGACATGATGCTCGGCCACGAAATCGCCTGGACGATCAAGCAGAGCCGGGACAACGGGGATTCGCTGGCGCTGATCCTGCCGGTCGGTCCGATGGGGATGTATCGCTGGGCGATCTACTTCCTCCAGCAATGGAACGTCTCCTGCGACCACGTGCACGGCTTCAATATGGACGAATGGAGCGACGCCGAAGGAAATACGCTCCCCCCCACCAATCCGGGGTCGTTCCAGTATTCCATGGAGCAGGCCTTCTACGGCCCTCTCGGCAAATTGACGGTGCCGAAGAAGCAGCGGAACTTCGCGACGAAGAAGCTGCTGCCGACCTACGCCGACCAGATCGGTCAGTTGCGGGCCGATGGCGCCAAGCTGGGGGTCATCTTCGGTATCGGCCGGGTCTGCCACATCGCCTTCTGGGAACCCCACTTCGCGGGCGAATTCGCCTCGGACGCCGAGTGGAAAAAGCAGACGCACCGCTTCGGAGCGAAGCTGCATCCGCTGACGGTCGAGCAGAACGCCCTCACCAGCTTCAAGAGCCGCACGACGCTGGTCCCCGCTTTCGCCAACACCATCGGCCCCGGACTGTTTCTGAACGCCGACAAGATCATCGGCGGCGCGGACGGCACATTCGGCCGCGGCATGCAGTGGCAGGGGCTGAGCCTCTGGATGACGCTGCGTCACGAACCGACGCCGTGGATTCCGTCAACCTTCATGCCCACGCAGCCAGGCCGCCTCTTCTATCTGACGGAACTCGCCGGGCCCCTCAATGCGGAATGCAATTGA
- a CDS encoding ribonuclease D, with amino-acid sequence MTQSLIVDQSEFDDLCRHIAEARIVAFDTEFVSEYTHRPELCLLQFATRERCVAVDPYAVTDLSAWWELMADNKTAIVVHGGREEVRFCLTHCGKPPGRLWDIQIAEGLRSRSFPLGYEALVRRVVGKTAHGRETRTDWRRRPLTPQQTEYALDDVQHVLEIWDKQCKSLQKLGRLGWAEAEFARMIEETVAERAPDAWLRLSSVHRLTPREQAVAREVYWWRDREANEKNRPARKILRDDLIIELARRKPTTEADLCSTRDMNRTEYRKAAPALLKCIAAAVALPNSELPRVPKPGDDDKSHDEQVLGHFLGLALANRCAEMNVAQPLVGTASDLRHLVRWHVYNDHQGEPPRLTQTWRAEVCGDLLEDVLEGRISLRVADPQSDHPLVFERRESETAGPA; translated from the coding sequence ATGACGCAGTCCCTGATCGTCGATCAGAGTGAGTTTGACGACCTCTGTCGGCATATCGCCGAGGCTCGAATCGTCGCCTTCGATACGGAGTTCGTCTCCGAGTACACGCATCGCCCGGAGCTGTGCCTGCTGCAGTTCGCCACGCGGGAGCGCTGCGTGGCGGTCGATCCGTACGCGGTGACCGATCTGAGCGCCTGGTGGGAGCTGATGGCGGACAACAAGACCGCGATCGTCGTGCATGGCGGGCGCGAGGAAGTCCGCTTTTGCCTGACGCATTGCGGGAAGCCGCCCGGCCGATTGTGGGACATCCAGATTGCCGAGGGGTTGCGGAGCCGCAGCTTTCCGCTGGGTTACGAGGCTCTGGTCCGGCGTGTCGTCGGCAAGACGGCCCACGGGCGGGAGACCCGCACCGACTGGCGCCGCCGACCGCTGACGCCGCAACAGACGGAGTATGCGCTGGACGACGTCCAGCATGTGCTGGAAATCTGGGATAAGCAGTGCAAGTCGCTGCAGAAGCTCGGCCGGCTGGGCTGGGCCGAGGCCGAGTTCGCCCGGATGATCGAAGAAACTGTCGCCGAGCGGGCGCCCGACGCGTGGCTGCGGCTGTCGAGCGTGCATCGGCTGACGCCGCGGGAGCAGGCGGTCGCCCGCGAGGTCTACTGGTGGCGCGATCGCGAAGCGAATGAAAAGAATCGCCCGGCTCGCAAGATTCTGCGTGACGATCTGATTATCGAGCTGGCCCGCCGGAAGCCGACGACCGAAGCCGATTTGTGTTCGACGCGGGACATGAACCGGACTGAATATCGCAAGGCGGCGCCGGCTCTGCTGAAGTGCATTGCGGCGGCGGTCGCTCTGCCGAACTCGGAATTGCCGCGCGTTCCGAAACCGGGCGACGACGACAAATCGCACGACGAACAGGTGCTTGGCCACTTCCTGGGGCTGGCGCTGGCGAATCGTTGTGCCGAGATGAATGTTGCACAGCCGCTCGTCGGCACGGCGTCCGACCTGCGGCATCTGGTCCGCTGGCACGTCTACAACGACCACCAGGGGGAACCGCCCCGGCTGACGCAGACGTGGCGGGCGGAAGTCTGCGGGGATCTGCTGGAAGATGTTCTGGAGGGGCGAATTTCGCTGCGAGTCGCCGATCCTCAGTCCGACCACCCGCTGGTTTTCGAGCGTCGGGAAAGCGAAACCGCCGGCCCCGCGTAA
- a CDS encoding DUF1501 domain-containing protein yields MDLQHEFAQILARRTFLGRTLGGLGTTALAGLLGPGSVRGAETDDTRWPGVVQPLHLPQKAKRVIHLCMAGGPSHLETLDHKPKLAELHGQPMPESVTAGQPIAQLQGQQLKILAPQHPFEKYGQSGQEICAKFPKIGGVADELCIIRSVVTEAINHDPAHTFMNTGSSVSGRPSMGSWNWYGLGAETHDLPGFVVLTSTGKSGQMQPIASRQWHSGFLPSRFQGVRLYSKGDAVHYISNPAGVTADRQRDVLDAVGALNRQLDASIDDPEIATRINQYELAFKMQSSVPELMDLSSEPKHILDLYGAQQGDGSFGTNCLLARRLAERGVRFIQLYHRDWDHHGGIKGGIEQIAGEVDGPCAALISDLKQRGMLDETLVIWGGEFGRTPMAQGNGRDHHQKGFSIWMAGGGIKGGTSYGQTDEFGYHAVENVFHVHDLHATMLHLLGVDHLKLTYRFQGRDYRLTDVSGNVIHQILA; encoded by the coding sequence ATGGACCTGCAGCACGAATTCGCACAAATTCTCGCCCGGCGGACGTTTCTGGGACGCACGCTCGGCGGATTGGGGACGACCGCCCTCGCGGGACTGCTGGGACCGGGCTCAGTCCGCGGGGCAGAAACTGACGACACCCGCTGGCCAGGCGTCGTCCAGCCGCTGCATCTGCCGCAGAAAGCCAAGCGGGTGATTCACCTCTGCATGGCCGGCGGTCCCAGCCACCTCGAAACGCTGGACCACAAGCCCAAGCTGGCGGAGCTGCACGGTCAACCGATGCCGGAATCGGTCACCGCGGGGCAGCCCATCGCCCAGCTCCAGGGCCAGCAGCTCAAGATCCTGGCCCCGCAACATCCCTTCGAAAAATACGGCCAGTCCGGGCAGGAAATCTGCGCCAAGTTCCCGAAAATCGGCGGCGTCGCCGACGAGCTGTGCATCATCCGCTCGGTCGTCACCGAGGCGATCAATCACGATCCCGCCCACACATTCATGAACACGGGCAGCTCCGTTTCCGGCCGACCGAGCATGGGCTCGTGGAACTGGTACGGCCTCGGTGCCGAAACCCACGATCTGCCAGGCTTTGTCGTACTCACGTCGACCGGGAAAAGTGGCCAGATGCAGCCGATCGCCAGCCGCCAGTGGCACAGCGGCTTCCTCCCCAGCCGGTTCCAGGGGGTCCGACTCTACTCCAAAGGGGATGCCGTCCATTACATCAGCAACCCGGCGGGGGTCACCGCCGACCGCCAGCGGGACGTGCTCGATGCAGTCGGTGCCCTCAATCGCCAGCTCGACGCCTCCATCGACGATCCCGAGATCGCCACGCGAATCAACCAGTACGAGCTCGCCTTCAAAATGCAGTCGAGCGTCCCCGAACTGATGGATCTCTCCAGCGAACCGAAGCACATTCTCGATCTCTACGGCGCCCAGCAGGGAGACGGCTCGTTCGGCACAAACTGCCTGCTGGCTCGCCGGCTTGCCGAGCGGGGCGTGCGGTTCATTCAGCTCTACCACCGCGACTGGGACCATCACGGCGGCATCAAGGGAGGCATCGAGCAGATTGCGGGCGAAGTCGACGGACCGTGCGCGGCACTCATCAGCGACCTCAAACAGCGGGGCATGCTCGACGAAACGCTGGTCATCTGGGGCGGCGAATTCGGGAGGACGCCGATGGCCCAGGGGAACGGCCGCGACCATCACCAGAAAGGCTTTTCGATCTGGATGGCCGGCGGCGGGATCAAGGGTGGCACGAGTTACGGCCAGACCGACGAGTTTGGCTATCACGCCGTCGAAAACGTCTTCCACGTCCACGACCTGCACGCAACCATGCTGCACCTGCTGGGAGTGGATCACCTCAAGCTGACGTATCGCTTTCAGGGCCGCGACTACCGGCTGACAGACGTCTCCGGAAACGTGATCCACCAGATTCTCGCCTGA
- a CDS encoding helix-turn-helix domain-containing protein, producing MLPTDLDAITELDLQRLVEVALPEKRTIEYKREFYRLTLKDPHVPAKDQAHQRAQCVELLKDISSFANSLGGHLLIGVEATNGIPKEVRGVEHENIDGLQLQISELAARWIEPRIQFNVHAVPVANTRHVIIIRVHQSMVAPHRVIYGKEPGQFYARNTAGVYSMDTSELRQAFGLSQTISETIRTFRSHRLNEVSSGRGPLMLRGIPSMMVHIVPLASFVSRMNFDAAKLRSVQQKLAPISPTVGSSPRFNLDGICVVDPSHGRSRSYVQIFRNGVIEATAGGVAAARPGANMPDDEYFSTQFVRYLLDRLPGYCEAIRKLEIPGPAWILLSFFGMQKVWIHGHDSDWGCCNQDELILPDVQIEDIELDSADELMRPALDILWNSAGFERCFRYNSSGKFTL from the coding sequence ATGCTGCCGACGGACCTCGACGCGATCACCGAACTTGACCTCCAAAGGCTTGTCGAAGTCGCACTCCCGGAGAAGCGAACGATCGAATACAAACGCGAGTTCTATCGACTTACTCTCAAGGACCCTCACGTTCCCGCCAAAGACCAAGCCCATCAGCGTGCCCAGTGCGTGGAACTCTTGAAGGACATCTCGTCTTTCGCGAACTCGCTCGGAGGTCACTTGCTGATCGGTGTCGAAGCCACGAACGGCATCCCGAAGGAAGTCCGTGGAGTCGAACACGAGAATATCGACGGCCTACAGTTGCAGATATCGGAGCTCGCGGCCCGTTGGATTGAACCGCGGATCCAATTCAACGTGCACGCAGTGCCAGTTGCGAACACAAGGCACGTCATCATCATCCGGGTGCATCAAAGCATGGTCGCACCGCATCGCGTAATCTACGGAAAAGAGCCTGGGCAGTTCTACGCCCGGAATACAGCAGGAGTCTACTCAATGGACACTTCGGAGCTTCGCCAAGCTTTTGGTTTGTCGCAGACTATCAGCGAGACAATCCGAACTTTCCGAAGCCACCGACTTAACGAGGTCAGTAGCGGGCGAGGTCCACTCATGTTACGAGGCATCCCTTCGATGATGGTTCACATCGTGCCACTGGCTAGCTTTGTTTCAAGGATGAACTTCGACGCAGCAAAACTTCGGTCTGTGCAGCAAAAGCTAGCACCCATTTCCCCTACCGTCGGATCTTCACCACGATTCAATCTCGATGGGATATGCGTTGTAGACCCATCGCATGGTAGATCTCGCAGCTATGTTCAGATCTTCCGCAACGGAGTTATTGAAGCGACCGCTGGTGGCGTCGCAGCGGCTCGGCCTGGCGCAAACATGCCAGATGACGAGTACTTTTCAACTCAATTCGTCCGATATTTGCTCGATCGACTGCCGGGCTATTGTGAAGCCATCCGCAAACTTGAGATTCCAGGACCGGCTTGGATCCTGCTCAGTTTCTTTGGAATGCAGAAGGTGTGGATTCATGGCCATGACTCGGACTGGGGCTGCTGTAACCAAGACGAATTGATCCTGCCGGATGTTCAGATCGAAGACATAGAACTCGATTCTGCAGATGAACTGATGCGTCCAGCACTCGACATACTGTGGAACTCTGCGGGCTTCGAACGATGTTTCCGATACAATTCGAGTGGCAAATTTACTCTGTGA
- a CDS encoding efflux RND transporter periplasmic adaptor subunit: MVTPLISPARTALCLLAGLVLVGCAKPPEPLPIPPPRVTVQHPLQRDELNYNEYNGWADASATVEVRSRVRGHIKEVLFKDGQFVNAGDKLFELDREPFEAEYLVATSKVGVAEAQLAFEIEEEKRQKELFAKNVVTQSELDRVIATRRSWEANVAAAKAEAERKKLDRDYATIAAPMPGKIGQAKLVAGNLVGAGGSDPLLTTIVSVNPIYVYFNVDERGVLEFRRLHPEIKGSSPEKPPEIPIEFGLETDVGYPRKGKIDFRENKIDASTGTIIVRGTADNADEVILPGSRVRVRVPLTNKPYPATLVPDLAVLSDQDQRYLLCLNDKSEVIRRNITLGRLMADGMRVILPGPADEEPVTADDWVIVDGLQRARINYPVEPRDKDGEAVAVTATADAAK, encoded by the coding sequence ATGGTCACTCCGCTGATCTCTCCCGCTCGGACGGCATTGTGTCTGCTGGCGGGCCTCGTGCTGGTCGGCTGCGCAAAGCCGCCCGAACCTCTCCCCATCCCTCCCCCGCGCGTGACGGTGCAGCACCCGCTGCAGCGCGACGAACTCAACTACAACGAGTACAACGGCTGGGCCGACGCTTCGGCGACCGTGGAGGTCCGCTCGCGGGTCCGCGGCCATATCAAAGAAGTCCTGTTCAAAGACGGCCAGTTCGTCAATGCCGGCGACAAGCTCTTCGAACTCGATCGGGAGCCGTTCGAGGCCGAGTATCTTGTCGCGACCAGCAAAGTCGGCGTCGCGGAAGCTCAGCTCGCGTTTGAGATCGAGGAAGAAAAGCGTCAGAAAGAGCTGTTCGCAAAGAACGTCGTGACGCAGTCTGAGCTGGACAGGGTCATCGCGACGCGGAGGTCCTGGGAAGCCAACGTGGCGGCGGCGAAGGCGGAAGCCGAGCGGAAGAAGCTGGATCGCGACTACGCGACGATTGCGGCGCCGATGCCGGGCAAGATCGGTCAGGCCAAACTGGTCGCGGGCAATCTTGTGGGAGCCGGCGGAAGCGATCCGCTCCTCACGACCATCGTGTCGGTGAATCCCATCTATGTCTATTTCAACGTCGATGAACGGGGAGTGCTGGAGTTTCGCCGGTTGCATCCGGAGATCAAAGGGAGTTCTCCCGAGAAGCCACCGGAGATCCCGATCGAATTTGGCCTGGAAACCGACGTCGGTTATCCGCGCAAAGGCAAGATTGACTTCCGGGAGAACAAGATCGATGCCTCGACGGGGACGATCATCGTTCGCGGAACGGCGGACAACGCCGACGAGGTGATCCTGCCGGGGAGCCGCGTCCGTGTCCGCGTGCCGCTGACGAACAAGCCCTACCCGGCGACGCTCGTGCCCGATCTGGCGGTGCTCAGCGACCAGGATCAGCGGTATCTGCTCTGCTTGAATGACAAGTCGGAAGTCATTCGCCGCAACATCACGCTGGGCCGGCTGATGGCGGACGGGATGCGGGTCATCCTGCCGGGGCCGGCGGACGAGGAGCCGGTGACGGCGGACGACTGGGTCATCGTCGATGGCCTCCAGCGGGCGCGGATCAACTACCCGGTCGAGCCCAGGGATAAGGACGGGGAGGCTGTCGCCGTGACGGCGACGGCTGACGCCGCAAAGTGA